The proteins below are encoded in one region of Tepidisphaeraceae bacterium:
- a CDS encoding amylo-alpha-1,6-glucosidase: protein MEGQDLSTLGFDGLTQREWLTTNGIGGYASSTVPCLNTRKYHGLLVAAMTPPVRRMVLLSRVEETVSFAGNAWPLASNEYPGIIHPRGIEFLRCFSRSPVPRWAYQGDGWTIEKTLRLVRGQNTVCISYTLLAGDHPVELEMRPMLALRPIHELMYQWNGRLIVEKRGKLQYRVPPTARTPEVFFAHDGAFASSPAWYLNSIYRRDMERGYAGLEDVWSPATLRWALYPGQTANFICSADTIDFDAALSQADLQCDSVAFDDTTFAPVPVPAPLKRSLCQFSCTVPTEAARQRGPGITQYPWAPPSVRDALIAFSGTYLVTGRFADGLNLLCTIAGTLKDGLIASSYPEDGSGPRYDGADVSLWFVNAVHQYRQHAHDVDPAAMRPLFDAVRKIISAYSEGTTPLAISVDRDHLLQTTDDTRATTWMDARPLTGVPLTPRVGKPVELNALWYNALRIGADLCASDGDAATATNLRAQADATRDAFNAYFWNDVIGACFDVLTPAGPDASLRPNQVLAASLAHPVLAADRCKQMLERVRDELLTPYGLRTLAPSDPRYCGRYAGSVSERDRAQHNGTVYPWLLGPFVTAWTREHARDDAAIATVNDWLRPCLNHLNGPGIGNLPELFDGEAPHHPGGAIASLLSVAEIARAYVEDANGAAVDLPPWARVELDPPASRPSAPSAPV from the coding sequence GTGGAAGGCCAAGATTTATCCACATTGGGTTTCGACGGATTGACCCAACGTGAATGGCTGACGACGAACGGCATCGGCGGGTACGCAAGCTCGACGGTGCCCTGTCTGAACACACGCAAGTACCATGGCCTGCTCGTGGCCGCCATGACGCCACCGGTGCGGCGTATGGTGTTGCTGAGCCGGGTTGAGGAAACCGTTTCCTTTGCTGGCAACGCGTGGCCATTGGCCAGCAACGAATACCCCGGCATCATCCACCCGCGCGGCATCGAATTTCTGCGCTGCTTCAGCCGATCTCCCGTTCCCCGCTGGGCTTATCAAGGCGATGGTTGGACGATCGAGAAGACGCTGCGCCTGGTTCGCGGGCAGAACACGGTCTGCATCAGCTACACGCTGTTGGCCGGCGATCATCCGGTGGAACTCGAGATGCGGCCAATGCTGGCGCTGCGGCCGATCCACGAACTGATGTACCAGTGGAACGGTCGGTTGATCGTCGAGAAGCGCGGCAAGCTCCAGTACCGCGTGCCCCCCACCGCCCGCACGCCCGAGGTGTTCTTCGCCCACGATGGCGCGTTCGCCAGTTCGCCCGCGTGGTACCTGAACTCGATCTACCGCCGCGACATGGAACGCGGCTACGCGGGCTTGGAAGACGTCTGGTCACCCGCGACCCTCCGCTGGGCGCTTTACCCGGGGCAGACCGCCAACTTCATCTGCAGCGCCGACACGATCGACTTCGACGCAGCCCTGTCGCAGGCCGACCTGCAGTGCGACAGCGTCGCCTTTGACGACACCACCTTTGCCCCCGTTCCCGTGCCCGCGCCACTGAAGCGTTCGCTCTGCCAGTTCAGCTGTACCGTGCCCACCGAGGCCGCCCGGCAGCGCGGGCCCGGCATCACGCAGTACCCGTGGGCGCCGCCATCCGTGCGCGATGCGTTGATCGCGTTCAGCGGCACGTACCTCGTCACCGGCCGATTTGCAGACGGGTTAAACTTGCTGTGCACAATCGCCGGCACGCTGAAGGATGGGTTGATCGCATCGTCGTACCCCGAGGACGGTTCCGGCCCGCGTTACGACGGCGCCGACGTCTCGCTGTGGTTTGTGAACGCCGTCCACCAGTACCGCCAGCACGCGCACGATGTCGACCCGGCCGCCATGCGGCCACTGTTCGACGCGGTCCGCAAGATCATCTCCGCCTACAGCGAAGGCACGACGCCGTTGGCCATTTCGGTGGATCGCGACCACCTGTTGCAGACGACCGATGACACCCGCGCCACAACGTGGATGGACGCCCGACCGCTGACTGGCGTGCCCCTTACACCGCGGGTCGGCAAACCAGTGGAACTGAACGCGCTGTGGTACAACGCGCTCCGCATCGGCGCCGATCTCTGCGCATCCGACGGCGACGCCGCCACGGCCACCAACCTGCGTGCTCAGGCGGACGCGACCCGCGACGCCTTCAACGCGTACTTCTGGAACGATGTCATTGGGGCGTGCTTCGACGTGCTGACGCCGGCCGGTCCCGATGCGTCGCTGCGTCCGAATCAGGTCCTGGCGGCCAGCCTGGCCCATCCCGTGCTGGCCGCCGACCGTTGTAAGCAAATGCTTGAGCGCGTGCGCGATGAGCTTCTAACGCCCTACGGCCTGCGCACCTTGGCGCCCTCCGACCCGCGGTACTGCGGTCGCTACGCCGGCAGTGTGAGCGAGCGGGATCGCGCGCAGCACAACGGTACAGTCTACCCATGGCTGCTCGGCCCGTTCGTCACCGCATGGACGCGCGAGCACGCTCGCGATGACGCCGCGATCGCCACAGTTAACGATTGGCTGCGCCCCTGCCTGAACCACCTGAACGGCCCCGGAATCGGCAACCTCCCCGAGCTTTTCGACGGTGAAGCCCCGCACCACCCCGGCGGCGCGATCGCCTCGCTGCTCTCGGTCGCCGAGATCGCGAGAGCCTATGTCGAAGACGCCAACGGCGCCGCCGTCGACCTGCCCCCCTGGGCCCGCGTCGAACTGGATCCCCCGGCCAGCCGACCGAGCGCGCCCTCGGCGCCCGTGTAG
- a CDS encoding carboxymuconolactone decarboxylase family protein, producing MQPRINFPQIAPKAYQAMSGVEAYINGSGLDHGLIHLVKLRASQMNGCAFCIDMHWKDARANGEAEQRLYGLDAWAEAPYYTDRERAALEWTEVLTRVGDTHAPDAAYEAMRAHFNEKEAVDLTWVIAAINAWNRMAIGLRSPAGSYQPAKK from the coding sequence ATGCAACCACGAATCAACTTTCCGCAGATCGCGCCGAAGGCGTACCAGGCCATGTCCGGGGTCGAGGCGTACATCAACGGCAGCGGCCTGGATCACGGCCTGATCCACCTCGTGAAGCTGCGGGCGTCGCAGATGAACGGCTGTGCGTTCTGCATCGACATGCACTGGAAGGACGCCCGGGCCAACGGCGAGGCCGAGCAACGGCTCTACGGGCTGGATGCTTGGGCCGAGGCACCGTACTACACCGACCGCGAACGTGCGGCACTGGAGTGGACGGAAGTGCTGACCCGCGTCGGCGACACGCATGCGCCCGATGCGGCTTACGAAGCGATGCGGGCGCACTTCAACGAAAAGGAAGCCGTCGACCTGACGTGGGTCATCGCCGCGATCAACGCATGGAACCGCATGGCCATTGGGCTGCGATCACCGGCGGGGTCGTATCAACCGGCGAAGAAGTAG
- a CDS encoding DUF1800 domain-containing protein: protein MAITHPKLATYTPSQADPFDATKAAHLMNRAGFGGTAAELERVLQLGPQNAVDWLLDFPDAPAEELSQDDMPDLTSVEGYPRNFREYRKLLDMKSREERMELQQQFQAANREAVRETMAWWVRRMAYGPFPLQEKLTFFWHGHFTTSARDERSAMLIWEQNECLRRHAGGNFRAFVHNISRDPAMLDYLNNTQNKKQRPNENYARELMELFTLGIGNYSEQDIKEAARAFTGWAHEGESFVFRKYDHDFDDKVFFGRKGKWDGSDVIEIILSRKRCANYIAAKVWAYFVAEPVDDQLAAALGDVLYDARYDVRPLLRTIFTSKGFYDPKVIGSQIKSPVQLVVGTIRQLGLEMPSVGQLRGALEQMGQVPLMPPNVKGWPGGRLWVNTSTLFVRYNTAVWLAGGEIPVAPGRRLMDRAMRRRGQSNFKPDGGRDADAVVDAWVTTLIGRPIGDSQRKLLREALGDRPDREENVRRMVQLIVSMPEYQLC from the coding sequence ATGGCCATCACGCACCCAAAGCTCGCCACATACACGCCCTCCCAGGCGGACCCGTTCGATGCGACGAAGGCTGCGCACCTGATGAACCGCGCGGGCTTCGGTGGCACCGCTGCCGAGCTTGAACGGGTGCTGCAGCTGGGCCCGCAGAACGCCGTGGATTGGCTGCTTGATTTCCCGGACGCGCCCGCTGAAGAGTTGAGCCAGGACGACATGCCGGACCTGACCAGCGTCGAGGGGTACCCGCGGAACTTTCGCGAGTACCGCAAGCTGCTGGACATGAAGAGTCGCGAGGAGCGTATGGAGCTGCAGCAGCAGTTCCAGGCCGCCAACCGCGAGGCGGTGCGTGAGACGATGGCGTGGTGGGTCCGCCGAATGGCCTACGGGCCGTTCCCGCTGCAGGAGAAGCTGACGTTCTTCTGGCATGGACACTTCACCACCAGTGCCCGCGACGAGCGCAGCGCCATGTTGATCTGGGAACAGAACGAGTGCCTCCGCCGTCATGCGGGTGGTAACTTCCGCGCGTTCGTCCACAACATCTCGCGCGATCCGGCGATGCTGGACTACCTGAACAACACCCAGAACAAGAAACAGCGCCCCAACGAAAACTACGCCCGCGAGCTGATGGAGCTGTTCACGCTTGGCATCGGCAACTATTCCGAGCAGGACATCAAGGAAGCCGCCCGCGCCTTCACCGGCTGGGCGCACGAGGGGGAGAGTTTCGTCTTCCGCAAGTACGACCACGACTTCGACGACAAGGTCTTCTTCGGCCGAAAGGGCAAGTGGGACGGGTCGGACGTCATCGAGATCATTCTGTCCCGCAAGCGCTGCGCGAACTACATCGCTGCCAAGGTCTGGGCCTACTTCGTCGCCGAGCCCGTCGACGATCAACTGGCCGCGGCGCTCGGCGACGTGCTGTACGACGCGAGGTACGACGTGCGACCGCTGCTGCGCACGATCTTCACCAGCAAGGGCTTTTACGATCCCAAGGTCATCGGCAGCCAGATCAAGAGCCCGGTGCAGCTGGTCGTCGGCACGATTCGCCAGCTTGGGCTTGAGATGCCCAGCGTCGGCCAGCTTCGCGGCGCGCTGGAACAGATGGGCCAGGTGCCACTGATGCCGCCGAACGTGAAGGGCTGGCCCGGCGGGCGCCTGTGGGTGAACACCAGCACGCTCTTCGTCCGCTACAATACCGCCGTCTGGCTGGCCGGTGGCGAGATCCCCGTCGCCCCGGGTCGCCGGTTGATGGATCGGGCAATGCGCCGGCGTGGTCAGAGTAACTTCAAGCCCGACGGTGGCCGCGACGCGGATGCGGTTGTGGATGCGTGGGTGACCACGCTCATTGGTCGGCCGATTGGCGATTCGCAAAGGAAGCTATTGCGCGAAGCGCTCGGCGATCGACCCGACCGCGAAGAGAACGTACGGCGAATGGTCCAGCTGATCGTGTCGATGCCAGAGTACCAGCTGTGCTAA
- the moeB gene encoding molybdopterin-synthase adenylyltransferase MoeB, whose translation MSTLPNLTSEQVNRYKRHLILPEVGVEGQKKLLNAKILCIGAGGLGSPISLYLAAAGVGTIGMADVDVVSPSNLQRQVLFGVSTLGEDKVKAAAKRLKDLNPDCNVIEHKTVVNSENVLGLIKDYDVIIDGTDNFPTRYCVNDACVILKKPNVYGSIFRFEGMVTVFAPHLPNPLRAGEQGPCYRCMYPEPPDPGSVPSCAEGGVIGVLPGIIGTLQANEVIKLILGIGTPAIGKLTTFAALDLEFKTFKVRRDPTCPVCGDNPTITEPIDYEQFCGSPILDPKSLAETEAEVQNAKSGNKPQPDPSLDDKGLPPGYAFKPDWEVTPREVKAKLDKHDKFVFIDCRLPNEFEITNIEGAKLIPLQQLAQHIGDLKPHKDEEVIVHCRSGARSLQFAQILRGQGFKNVKSMAGGILLWNKDVNPGGPQY comes from the coding sequence ATGAGCACACTCCCCAACCTCACCAGCGAACAAGTCAACCGGTACAAGCGCCACCTGATCCTGCCCGAAGTGGGCGTGGAAGGTCAGAAGAAGCTGCTGAACGCCAAGATCCTCTGCATTGGCGCCGGTGGATTGGGATCGCCCATCAGCCTGTACTTGGCCGCTGCTGGCGTCGGCACGATCGGCATGGCGGACGTGGACGTCGTCAGCCCCAGCAACCTCCAGCGGCAGGTGCTGTTCGGCGTCAGCACCCTGGGTGAAGACAAGGTCAAAGCCGCGGCCAAGCGGTTGAAGGACCTGAACCCGGACTGCAACGTCATCGAACACAAGACCGTCGTGAACTCCGAGAACGTCCTCGGTTTGATCAAGGACTACGACGTCATCATCGACGGCACCGACAACTTCCCCACGCGATACTGCGTGAACGACGCCTGCGTCATTCTAAAGAAGCCGAACGTCTACGGCTCCATCTTCCGTTTCGAAGGCATGGTCACCGTCTTCGCGCCGCATTTGCCCAACCCGCTGCGCGCTGGCGAACAGGGGCCGTGCTACCGCTGCATGTATCCCGAGCCACCGGATCCGGGTTCGGTGCCGAGCTGCGCTGAAGGTGGCGTGATCGGCGTGCTGCCGGGCATCATCGGCACGCTACAGGCCAACGAGGTGATCAAGCTGATCCTCGGCATCGGCACGCCGGCGATCGGCAAGCTGACAACGTTCGCGGCGCTCGATCTCGAGTTCAAAACCTTCAAGGTTCGCCGCGACCCCACCTGCCCAGTGTGCGGCGACAATCCGACCATTACCGAACCGATCGACTACGAGCAGTTCTGCGGCTCGCCGATCCTGGACCCCAAGTCATTGGCGGAAACGGAAGCCGAGGTGCAGAACGCCAAGTCCGGCAACAAGCCTCAGCCCGACCCGTCGCTGGACGACAAGGGCTTGCCACCCGGCTACGCGTTCAAGCCCGATTGGGAGGTAACGCCTCGCGAGGTGAAGGCCAAGCTCGACAAGCATGACAAGTTCGTCTTCATCGACTGCCGGCTGCCCAACGAGTTCGAGATCACGAACATCGAAGGCGCCAAATTGATCCCGCTGCAACAGCTGGCCCAGCACATCGGCGACCTGAAGCCGCACAAGGACGAAGAGGTGATCGTGCATTGCCGCAGTGGCGCGCGGTCGCTTCAGTTCGCCCAGATCCTGCGCGGCCAGGGCTTCAAGAACGTCAAGAGCATGGCCGGTGGCATCCTGCTGTGGAACAAGGACGTAAACCCGGGTGGGCCACAGTACTAA
- a CDS encoding DUF1501 domain-containing protein, translating into MSDHLSTRRAFLQNGLGLLAAATTVPAFLDRTVWAMDKPLDGNRLQRASGKDGKILVVVQLSGGNDGLNSVVPYADDAYYRARPAIGIAAKDTLRINDYIGLNPTLTPLQKMYDNGQLSIIQGVGYPNPNRSHFRSMDIWQTANPQDEMAATGWVGKFFDNTCEGVDPHVGVSIGENLPLAMKGERITPLAFERPDSYRYKGKDRERYLALNQYDGSAIDPAMASDAQHKPIIKPKKKEIEVATADQQLDFLRRTAMDAQVSSDRLLKITREFQAAGTYPRGSFGDGLRTVAAMIGGGLSTRVYYVTLGGFDTHAGQRGRHDNLMQQFAQGTEAFWADMLKQENSDRVLMLSFSEFGRRVQQNASGGTDHGAAAPMFVMGPKLKQGVIGKHPSLTDLDQGDLKHNIDFRSVYATVLEEWLETPSKPILGQQFKTLPMFKA; encoded by the coding sequence ATGTCTGATCATCTTTCCACCCGCCGCGCGTTTCTCCAGAACGGCCTCGGCCTGCTCGCGGCCGCGACGACGGTGCCGGCGTTCCTCGATCGCACCGTGTGGGCGATGGACAAGCCGCTGGATGGCAATCGCCTTCAGCGCGCCAGCGGCAAGGACGGTAAGATCCTCGTCGTCGTGCAGTTGTCGGGCGGCAACGATGGGCTGAACAGCGTCGTCCCCTACGCCGACGACGCCTACTACCGCGCCCGGCCGGCGATCGGCATTGCCGCCAAAGATACGCTGCGCATCAACGACTACATCGGCCTGAACCCCACGCTCACGCCGTTGCAGAAGATGTACGACAACGGGCAGCTGTCGATCATTCAGGGCGTCGGCTATCCCAACCCGAACCGCTCGCACTTCCGCTCGATGGACATCTGGCAGACCGCCAACCCGCAGGACGAGATGGCGGCGACCGGTTGGGTCGGCAAGTTCTTCGACAACACCTGCGAAGGCGTCGACCCGCACGTCGGCGTGTCGATCGGTGAGAACCTGCCACTGGCCATGAAGGGCGAGCGCATCACGCCGTTGGCGTTCGAGCGGCCCGACAGCTACCGCTACAAGGGCAAGGACCGCGAGCGCTACCTGGCCCTGAACCAGTACGACGGCAGCGCGATCGACCCCGCGATGGCGAGCGATGCGCAGCACAAGCCGATCATCAAGCCGAAAAAGAAGGAGATCGAGGTCGCGACCGCCGACCAGCAGTTGGATTTCCTGCGCCGCACCGCGATGGACGCGCAGGTCTCCAGCGATCGATTGCTGAAGATCACGCGCGAGTTCCAGGCGGCCGGCACCTATCCGCGCGGCAGCTTCGGTGATGGACTGCGCACCGTGGCGGCGATGATCGGTGGCGGGCTGTCGACGCGCGTCTACTACGTCACGCTCGGTGGCTTCGACACCCACGCCGGCCAGCGCGGCCGACACGACAACCTGATGCAGCAGTTCGCTCAAGGCACCGAGGCCTTCTGGGCCGACATGCTCAAGCAGGAGAACAGCGACCGCGTGCTGATGCTCAGCTTCAGCGAGTTTGGCCGGCGCGTACAGCAAAATGCCAGCGGCGGTACTGACCACGGCGCCGCGGCCCCAATGTTCGTTATGGGCCCGAAGTTGAAACAGGGCGTCATCGGCAAGCACCCCTCGCTGACCGACCTGGACCAAGGCGACCTCAAACACAACATCGACTTCCGCAGCGTCTACGCGACCGTGCTCGAAGAATGGCTGGAGACGCCGAGCAAGCCAATCCTCGGCCAGCAGTTCAAGACGCTGCCGATGTTCAAGGCGTAG